Proteins from one Cellulosilyticum lentocellum DSM 5427 genomic window:
- a CDS encoding NfeD family protein, whose translation MVNLLDGITLISVALFLVGFILIGIEMLHPGISMPGVLGSICLVVGVIISADSLQEGTTLAVIILAILGVMLAGILWFLSKGKLRSPIILNEEQNKDKGYISSSDLNYLLGKKGVAATDLRPSGMGNFDGIDFDVISAGKYIQVGTKIQIYEVKGSKLMVKSIEESGEQK comes from the coding sequence GTGGTTAATTTACTAGATGGCATTACTTTAATAAGTGTAGCATTATTTTTAGTAGGTTTTATTCTTATTGGTATCGAAATGCTTCATCCGGGAATTTCAATGCCAGGTGTATTGGGTAGTATATGCCTTGTAGTAGGCGTCATTATTTCAGCAGATAGTTTACAAGAAGGTACAACTTTAGCAGTTATTATATTAGCAATTTTAGGTGTTATGCTAGCAGGCATATTGTGGTTTTTATCCAAAGGGAAATTACGTTCTCCAATTATTTTAAATGAGGAGCAAAATAAAGATAAGGGTTATATTAGCTCTAGTGATTTAAATTATTTACTAGGCAAAAAAGGAGTTGCAGCTACAGATCTTAGACCATCGGGGATGGGAAACTTTGATGGGATAGATTTTGATGTGATTTCAGCAGGTAAGTATATTCAAGTAGGAACAAAAATCCAGATTTATGAGGTAAAAGGTTCAAAATTAATGGTTAAGTCCATAGAAGAAAGTGGGGAACAGAAATGA